The following proteins are co-located in the Candidatus Competibacteraceae bacterium genome:
- the dapF gene encoding diaminopimelate epimerase — protein MKLHFTKMQGLGNDFVVIDGVSQPVALTPEHIRRLANRHFGIGCDQVLLVEPSDRKDADFRYRIFNADGGEVGQCGNGARCFARFVRDRGLSDQNSLCVATATGLLRLTIQADGRVTVDMGQPRLDPVDVPFFATERAPLYSIAADGIELEIGVVSMGNPHAVLRVDDVEHAPVAHLGPLLERHGRFPQRANIGFMQVVAPDQARLRVYERGVGETLACGSGACAAVVAGRLWGLLWPSVRVELPGGVLDIHWAGEGEPVTMTGPAVTVFEGWIEP, from the coding sequence ATGAAACTTCACTTCACCAAGATGCAAGGGCTCGGCAACGATTTTGTGGTGATCGACGGCGTCAGCCAGCCCGTGGCGTTGACGCCGGAGCACATCCGCCGGCTCGCGAATCGTCACTTTGGCATCGGTTGCGATCAGGTGCTGTTGGTCGAACCTTCCGATCGGAAAGACGCCGACTTTCGCTACCGGATCTTCAACGCCGACGGTGGAGAGGTAGGACAGTGCGGTAACGGGGCCCGTTGTTTCGCCCGTTTCGTGCGCGATCGAGGATTGAGCGACCAGAATAGCCTGTGCGTGGCGACCGCGACCGGTTTGCTGCGCCTGACGATCCAAGCGGACGGCCGGGTGACGGTGGACATGGGGCAGCCGCGGCTCGATCCGGTCGACGTGCCCTTTTTCGCCACCGAGCGCGCACCGCTCTATTCGATCGCCGCCGACGGGATCGAACTGGAAATCGGCGTGGTGTCCATGGGCAACCCACACGCGGTATTGCGAGTGGACGATGTGGAGCACGCGCCGGTGGCGCATCTGGGGCCTTTGCTGGAGCGGCACGGCCGCTTTCCCCAACGCGCCAATATCGGTTTCATGCAGGTGGTCGCGCCTGACCAGGCCCGGCTACGGGTTTACGAACGCGGTGTCGGCGAAACCTTGGCCTGTGGCAGCGGCGCCTGCGCGGCGGTGGTCGCCGGCCGGTTGTGGGGCCTGCTGTGGCCAAGTGTGCGGGTTGAGCTGCCCGGTGGCGTGTTGGATATCCACTGGGCGGGCGAAGGTGAGCCGGTAACCATGACCGGGCCGGCGGTAACGGTGTTCGAAGGCTGGATCGAGCCATGA
- the ccsB gene encoding c-type cytochrome biogenesis protein CcsB, producing MAVTREAMLEQWEQPSFWRRLTVRDGLWMLLAAAGSILVWWFYRSYMDGYEIAIQAGSTLGLIAWGLYWKPVRLFALAVAVLAALALWRYDADYALRQSDFWLKYFLESQVAFMWMSALYVLATVTYFVALFSRSEFVGETATALTWTATVMGATGLLVRWRESYLLGADIGHIPVSNLYEVFILFALITALLYLFYEDRHRTRAMGGFALLVISGAVAFLLWYTFDREAHHIQPLIPALQSYWMKIHVPANFIGYGAFSLAAMLGVAYLLRSGVEARWPDGLLARVLPPLELLDDVMYKAIALGFAAFTIATILGALWAAEAWGGYWSWDPKETWALIVWLNYAAWLHLRLTKGWRGAPMAWWAVIGLLVTLFAFLGVNMFLSGLHSYGTL from the coding sequence ATGGCGGTAACGCGCGAAGCAATGTTGGAGCAGTGGGAGCAACCGTCTTTTTGGCGCCGCTTGACGGTTCGGGACGGGCTGTGGATGCTGCTGGCGGCGGCTGGCTCGATCCTGGTCTGGTGGTTTTATCGCTCGTACATGGATGGCTACGAGATCGCCATCCAGGCCGGTAGCACTCTGGGGCTGATCGCTTGGGGGTTGTACTGGAAACCGGTACGGTTGTTCGCCCTGGCGGTGGCGGTGTTGGCGGCGCTGGCGCTGTGGCGTTACGATGCGGATTATGCGTTGCGCCAGAGCGACTTCTGGCTCAAATATTTTCTGGAAAGCCAGGTCGCGTTCATGTGGATGAGCGCCTTGTACGTGCTGGCCACCGTCACCTATTTTGTCGCGCTGTTCAGCCGTTCCGAATTTGTCGGCGAGACCGCGACCGCCCTGACCTGGACAGCAACGGTCATGGGTGCGACCGGCCTGCTGGTGCGTTGGCGAGAATCCTATCTGCTGGGGGCCGACATCGGTCATATCCCGGTCAGCAACCTGTACGAAGTGTTCATCCTGTTTGCGTTGATTACCGCGCTGCTCTATCTCTTTTACGAGGATCGCCACCGCACCCGCGCCATGGGTGGTTTCGCCCTGCTGGTGATCAGCGGAGCCGTCGCCTTCCTGCTGTGGTACACCTTTGACCGCGAGGCCCATCACATTCAGCCGCTGATTCCGGCTTTGCAGAGCTACTGGATGAAAATCCATGTGCCGGCCAACTTCATCGGTTATGGTGCGTTCTCCTTGGCGGCGATGCTCGGGGTGGCCTACCTGCTGCGGTCCGGCGTGGAGGCGCGTTGGCCGGATGGCCTGCTGGCGCGGGTGTTGCCGCCGCTTGAGCTGCTGGACGATGTCATGTACAAGGCCATCGCGCTGGGTTTCGCCGCCTTTACCATCGCCACCATTCTCGGCGCGCTGTGGGCGGCCGAGGCCTGGGGTGGTTACTGGTCCTGGGATCCCAAGGAAACCTGGGCATTGATCGTCTGGTTGAACTATGCGGCTTGGCTGCACCTGCGGCTGACCAAGGGCTGGCGCGGCGCGCCGATGGCCTGGTGGGCGGTGATTGGCCTGCTCGTGACCTTGTTCGCTTTTCTGGGGGTCAACATGTTTTTGTCGGGGCTGCACTCCTACGGCACGCTGTAA
- a CDS encoding DUF484 family protein — translation MSDEQAVPGPTEIERVVVNWLREHPEFFIGHPDLVESLRVPHPCEPAVSLLEYQNRLLRERGQRLHGKLLELVGIARDNDRLAERVQRLALDLLDAPNELDGLLYRIKAVLRDEFNADCVALCLEAALVADSGAAEFLRPDVLALFEGLLQVGKSRCGRLRSEQATALFGDCAPRVASAALVPLGDGRWRGLLALGSWDEQRFHPGAGTLFLGRAGELVGRALRARLLADGWRARSDPSSAHEG, via the coding sequence ATGAGTGACGAACAGGCGGTACCGGGTCCGACGGAGATCGAGCGCGTCGTGGTCAACTGGCTGCGCGAGCATCCCGAATTTTTCATCGGTCATCCCGACCTGGTCGAGAGCTTGCGAGTGCCTCATCCCTGCGAGCCGGCGGTGTCGTTGCTGGAGTACCAGAACCGGTTGTTGCGGGAGCGTGGCCAGCGCCTGCATGGCAAACTGTTGGAACTGGTCGGCATCGCCCGCGACAACGACCGGCTGGCGGAACGGGTTCAGCGGCTGGCGCTGGACCTGCTGGATGCGCCGAACGAATTGGATGGGCTGCTGTATCGCATAAAAGCGGTGCTACGGGACGAATTCAACGCCGATTGCGTCGCCCTGTGTCTGGAAGCCGCGCTCGTCGCCGACTCGGGGGCGGCGGAATTCCTGCGCCCGGATGTGCTCGCTCTGTTCGAAGGCTTGCTGCAGGTGGGCAAATCACGTTGTGGCCGCTTGCGTTCGGAGCAGGCCACCGCGCTGTTCGGCGATTGCGCGCCGCGGGTGGCTTCGGCGGCACTGGTTCCCCTGGGCGACGGCCGGTGGCGTGGACTGCTGGCGCTGGGTAGTTGGGACGAGCAGCGCTTTCATCCCGGCGCCGGCACGCTGTTTCTGGGGCGGGCCGGCGAGCTGGTCGGTCGGGCGCTACGGGCGCGTCTGTTGGCCGACGGGTGGCGGGCGCGGTCCGACCCCTCCTCGGCGCATGAGGGCTAA
- a CDS encoding thiol:disulfide interchange protein DsbA/DsbL, protein MPNPFCRLLLIVLACALPLVVAHAADPATPPFEEGKDYVRLSTPVPTEMPDKIEVIEMFWYGCPHCFDLEPKVREWLKHKPDNVAFVRIPVAFGASWEPGARAYYAAEALGVLEQIHEPLFAAMHQHKLKDEDDLAAFFAEHGVDQDAFRKAYSSFQTETQLRRGNQLAQRYGVRGVPAVIVNGKYDVRSPRMFEVVDFLIVQEAAAPGGG, encoded by the coding sequence ATGCCGAATCCATTTTGTCGCCTGCTGCTGATCGTGCTGGCCTGCGCGTTGCCGCTGGTCGTCGCCCACGCCGCCGATCCGGCCACGCCGCCGTTTGAGGAGGGTAAGGATTATGTGCGTCTGTCGACACCGGTGCCGACAGAGATGCCCGATAAGATCGAAGTGATCGAGATGTTCTGGTACGGATGCCCGCACTGTTTCGATTTGGAGCCGAAAGTGCGGGAATGGCTGAAACACAAGCCAGACAATGTCGCTTTCGTGCGGATTCCGGTCGCGTTTGGGGCCAGTTGGGAGCCTGGCGCCCGTGCCTACTATGCCGCCGAGGCTTTGGGCGTATTGGAGCAGATTCATGAGCCCTTGTTTGCGGCCATGCATCAGCACAAGCTGAAGGACGAAGATGACCTGGCGGCGTTCTTCGCCGAACATGGCGTCGATCAGGATGCCTTCCGTAAGGCCTACTCCTCGTTCCAGACCGAAACTCAATTGCGTCGCGGCAACCAGCTGGCGCAGCGTTATGGGGTGCGAGGCGTCCCGGCGGTGATCGTCAACGGCAAGTACGACGTGCGCTCGCCGCGCATGTTTGAAGTCGTGGATTTCCTGATCGTCCAGGAAGCCGCCGCGCCCGGAGGCGGCTAG
- a CDS encoding cytochrome c biogenesis protein ResB — MNETAARQSDHRRTLGWVLLEFFGSMNLAITLLVVVAVASVIGTVLQQNQPYPDYLLKFGPFWFEVLRRLGLFDVYGAGWFVAILAFLILSTSVCLYRQVPGMLREMVRFRANVQARSLRGFHQHAEWRLPDRGLDATQSAVTEMLRARGYRWRAHDSGDHRVVAAMKGRYNRLGYLFTHAAVVMIGIGGLLDGNLWLKLKEWRGEIVLETRDLAARDIPPASRLAPGAVPAFRGNVMLPEGAAANFVFVRARDGFVLQELPFAIELKDFQVAYYDTGQPKSFVSQVLIHDREHLGGQPMAATIRVNHPLTYRGYSIYQSDFGDGGSKLDLRAWPVTVARLEPTEAKGTVGSSLKVGGPTGPLSLEVDDFRLFNLLPEPDVRPGERKFRNFGPSIGFKLRDAAGEAREYFNYMAPVQLEGRWFFISGMRAQPGEPFTYLHIPADPNNSPERFLRLNARLRDSDWLHGVLARSGPAADENPEYRRDLERVRLSLVELFAQGGTAAVAERAKTVVPAERLREASALYLNILRDTLAQIFIEVLREEGVDVEHGVGEREEAFFNDAVSALSALPAYASPFYLQLSGFQQVEASGLQVTHSGGVSVVYTGFALLVIGVFIMFYTSHRRLWAWLAIEDGATRLILAGTGNRHQTEFSREFAGLQSMFERRLGSAEEKQSASSAVPSKMSAADAK, encoded by the coding sequence GTGAACGAAACCGCCGCGCGTCAATCCGATCACCGCCGTACCCTGGGCTGGGTGTTGTTGGAATTTTTCGGTTCCATGAACCTGGCGATCACCCTGCTGGTGGTGGTGGCGGTCGCCTCGGTGATCGGCACGGTGTTGCAGCAGAACCAGCCCTATCCGGATTACCTGCTCAAGTTCGGGCCGTTCTGGTTCGAGGTGTTGCGTCGGCTGGGGTTGTTCGATGTCTACGGCGCTGGCTGGTTCGTCGCTATCCTGGCGTTCCTGATTTTATCCACCAGCGTTTGTCTGTACCGTCAGGTACCGGGAATGCTGCGGGAGATGGTGCGGTTCCGCGCCAACGTCCAGGCGCGTTCGCTGCGCGGTTTCCACCAGCACGCCGAGTGGCGGCTGCCGGATCGTGGTCTTGACGCCACGCAGAGCGCGGTGACCGAGATGCTGCGGGCGCGAGGCTACCGCTGGCGCGCCCACGATAGCGGCGATCACCGGGTAGTGGCGGCGATGAAAGGCCGCTATAACCGTCTCGGTTATCTGTTCACGCACGCCGCGGTGGTGATGATCGGCATCGGTGGCCTGCTGGATGGCAATCTGTGGCTGAAGCTGAAGGAGTGGCGTGGCGAGATCGTGCTGGAGACCCGAGACCTGGCCGCCCGCGACATCCCTCCGGCCAGCCGGCTGGCGCCCGGCGCGGTGCCGGCGTTCCGTGGCAACGTGATGCTGCCCGAGGGCGCCGCGGCCAATTTCGTGTTCGTTCGCGCCCGCGACGGTTTTGTGCTGCAGGAACTGCCATTCGCCATCGAGCTGAAAGATTTCCAGGTCGCCTACTACGACACCGGTCAGCCAAAATCCTTCGTCAGCCAAGTGCTTATCCATGATCGGGAGCATCTGGGCGGCCAGCCCATGGCAGCGACCATCCGCGTCAACCACCCGCTAACTTATCGCGGTTATTCGATTTACCAGTCCGACTTCGGCGACGGCGGCTCCAAGCTGGATCTGCGCGCCTGGCCAGTGACCGTCGCCCGGCTGGAGCCGACCGAAGCCAAGGGTACGGTGGGCAGTTCCCTGAAAGTGGGAGGACCGACTGGACCGCTTTCCCTGGAAGTGGACGATTTCCGCCTGTTCAACCTGCTGCCGGAGCCTGACGTCCGGCCCGGCGAGCGCAAGTTCCGCAACTTTGGCCCCAGCATTGGTTTCAAGCTGCGCGACGCGGCCGGCGAGGCTCGGGAATACTTCAATTACATGGCGCCGGTGCAACTGGAGGGCCGCTGGTTTTTCATCAGTGGCATGCGCGCCCAGCCCGGTGAGCCGTTTACCTATCTGCATATTCCGGCGGACCCGAACAACAGTCCCGAACGCTTCCTGCGCCTCAACGCCCGCTTGCGCGATTCCGACTGGCTGCATGGTGTGCTGGCCCGCTCCGGGCCGGCAGCGGACGAAAACCCGGAATACCGCCGCGACCTCGAACGAGTGCGGTTGAGCTTGGTCGAATTGTTCGCTCAGGGCGGCACCGCCGCGGTGGCGGAGCGAGCCAAGACGGTGGTGCCGGCCGAACGGCTGCGGGAGGCGAGTGCGCTGTATCTCAATATCCTGCGTGATACCTTGGCCCAAATCTTCATCGAGGTGCTGCGCGAGGAGGGGGTTGATGTCGAGCATGGTGTCGGCGAGCGCGAGGAGGCGTTTTTCAATGACGCCGTGTCGGCGCTGTCCGCGCTGCCGGCCTATGCCTCGCCCTTCTACCTGCAACTGAGCGGTTTTCAGCAGGTGGAGGCTTCTGGATTGCAAGTCACCCACAGCGGTGGAGTCAGCGTGGTCTACACCGGCTTTGCTTTACTGGTCATCGGTGTCTTCATCATGTTTTATACTTCGCATCGTCGGTTGTGGGCTTGGCTGGCGATCGAGGATGGGGCGACCCGGTTGATTCTGGCCGGTACCGGAAATCGCCACCAAACCGAATTTTCCCGCGAATTCGCCGGCTTACAGTCGATGTTCGAGCGGCGGTTGGGGTCAGCGGAAGAAAAACAGTCCGCTTCGTCCGCTGTGCCATCGAAGATGTCGGCGGCGGACGCAAAATAG
- a CDS encoding YihA family ribosome biogenesis GTP-binding protein: MRNPNDTTSIATRTAPTTGRWRGVRFLYSVNALAQLPPDTGREVAFAGRSNAGKSSAINLLTGQRQLARVSKTPGRTQLLNFFLVEPDRYLVDLPGYGYARVPDSIRRHWGELLERYLTGRAALRGLLLLMDIRHPLTDMDRQLLDGCAARELPAHILLTKADKLSRGAALAALAQLKRALAANYPGASAQLFSAPTGQGIGEAHARLDGWLGYREEQ, encoded by the coding sequence ATGAGAAACCCCAACGATACTACCTCTATCGCTACCCGAACCGCACCGACCACCGGTCGCTGGCGCGGCGTCCGTTTTCTGTATAGCGTTAACGCCTTGGCCCAGCTTCCGCCCGATACCGGCCGGGAAGTAGCCTTCGCCGGCCGGTCCAACGCCGGCAAATCCAGCGCGATCAACCTTCTCACTGGCCAACGGCAGTTGGCCCGAGTCAGTAAAACGCCCGGCCGGACCCAACTGCTCAACTTTTTTCTGGTGGAGCCGGATCGCTACTTGGTCGATCTGCCGGGCTACGGTTATGCTCGGGTTCCCGACTCAATTCGCCGGCACTGGGGAGAACTGCTGGAACGCTACTTGACCGGGCGCGCGGCGCTGCGCGGCCTGCTGCTGCTGATGGATATCCGCCATCCGCTGACCGACATGGATCGCCAACTGCTGGACGGCTGCGCCGCCCGCGAACTGCCGGCGCACATCCTGTTGACCAAGGCGGACAAACTCAGCCGGGGCGCGGCGCTGGCGGCGCTGGCCCAGTTGAAACGGGCGCTGGCGGCGAATTATCCGGGCGCCAGCGCCCAGTTGTTCTCGGCACCGACCGGCCAGGGTATCGGCGAAGCCCACGCGCGACTGGATGGCTGGCTAGGGTATCGGGAAGAACAGTGA
- a CDS encoding succinylglutamate desuccinylase/aspartoacylase family protein, which yields MPTATDHLELPVPAPGTQRTLRVHRYGVPGARPKAYFQAALHADEIPGLLVAQHLLRGLEQAQEQGRMVGEVVVVPVANPIGLNQHCNGRLLGRFDFEGSGNFNRGFPDLTPFALERLRGRLRADPVDNAALVRATLRTVLAEQRVARETDVLKLALLGQAIDADFVFDLHCDSESLLHLYASRWQADEARTLGAELGAAAILLEEDPGGNPFDGACASPWWKLRAALATEGPVPLACFATTVELRGQTDVSDEYAAADAAALLRFLQRRGVIAGEPGPLPEPRCQPTPLDGVDVLTAPAAGVLIYRKQLGEYVMEGEIVVELMDPLGDPPGAARRAIRTATSGLLFARMTERLTRPGQKFCKVAGRESLGYRQAGKLLED from the coding sequence ATGCCCACAGCCACCGATCACCTCGAATTGCCCGTACCGGCGCCCGGCACGCAGCGGACGCTGCGAGTCCATCGCTACGGTGTGCCCGGCGCGCGGCCCAAAGCCTATTTCCAGGCCGCCCTGCACGCCGATGAAATACCGGGCCTGTTGGTGGCGCAACACCTGCTGCGTGGACTGGAGCAAGCCCAGGAACAGGGCCGGATGGTGGGTGAAGTGGTGGTGGTGCCGGTTGCCAATCCGATTGGCTTGAACCAGCACTGCAACGGTCGCCTGCTGGGCCGTTTCGATTTCGAGGGCAGCGGCAATTTCAATCGCGGCTTTCCCGACTTGACGCCGTTCGCGCTGGAGCGGTTGCGGGGGCGGTTGCGCGCCGATCCGGTCGATAATGCGGCGTTGGTCCGCGCAACCTTGCGGACGGTGCTGGCCGAACAGCGGGTGGCGCGGGAGACGGACGTGCTCAAACTGGCGTTGTTGGGGCAGGCCATTGACGCCGATTTCGTCTTCGACCTGCACTGCGACAGCGAGTCGCTATTGCACCTGTATGCATCGCGCTGGCAGGCCGACGAGGCGCGGACGCTGGGCGCGGAACTGGGGGCGGCGGCGATCCTGCTGGAAGAAGATCCAGGCGGCAATCCGTTCGACGGAGCCTGCGCCAGTCCCTGGTGGAAGCTGCGCGCGGCACTGGCGACGGAAGGTCCGGTGCCGCTGGCCTGTTTCGCGACCACGGTGGAACTACGCGGGCAAACGGATGTAAGCGATGAATACGCGGCGGCCGACGCGGCGGCGCTGCTGCGGTTTTTACAACGACGCGGCGTGATCGCCGGCGAACCGGGGCCGCTGCCGGAACCGCGTTGCCAGCCAACCCCGCTGGATGGGGTGGACGTGCTGACCGCGCCGGCCGCTGGCGTGCTGATCTATCGCAAACAGTTGGGTGAGTACGTCATGGAGGGCGAAATAGTCGTGGAATTGATGGACCCGCTCGGCGACCCGCCCGGCGCGGCTCGCCGAGCAATCCGTACCGCAACGAGTGGTCTCCTGTTTGCCCGCATGACCGAACGGTTGACCCGACCCGGACAGAAATTCTGCAAGGTAGCCGGTCGGGAGTCGTTGGGTTACCGTCAGGCCGGGAAACTACTGGAGGATTGA
- a CDS encoding cytochrome c4, whose translation MKKLVVIAATCALLGSTTAVLAAGDATAGKAKSATCAACHSPDGNSTNPQYPKLAGQSADYLLKQLQEYKSGARANPIMAGMVAPLSPQDMEDLAAYFASQQVTRAAADPALAPVGEALFRGGDLNSGVPACAACHGATGAGNPAAKFPALAGQHAEYAEIQLKAFRAMERANDAGQMMRVIAAKLTDPQIKAVSSYVQGLQ comes from the coding sequence ATGAAAAAACTCGTTGTGATCGCCGCGACCTGCGCATTGCTCGGTTCCACAACCGCCGTGCTGGCCGCTGGCGACGCCACCGCCGGTAAAGCCAAGTCCGCGACCTGCGCGGCTTGCCATAGTCCGGACGGCAACAGCACCAATCCCCAGTATCCCAAACTGGCGGGGCAAAGCGCTGATTATCTGCTCAAGCAATTGCAGGAATATAAGAGTGGAGCCCGCGCCAACCCGATCATGGCTGGCATGGTCGCGCCATTGAGCCCACAGGATATGGAGGATCTGGCGGCTTATTTCGCGTCCCAGCAGGTCACCCGCGCCGCGGCCGATCCGGCCCTGGCGCCGGTGGGCGAGGCGCTCTTTCGCGGCGGGGATCTCAATAGCGGCGTTCCGGCCTGCGCGGCTTGCCACGGCGCCACCGGTGCCGGCAACCCGGCCGCCAAGTTCCCGGCGCTGGCCGGCCAGCACGCGGAATACGCCGAGATTCAGTTGAAAGCCTTCCGCGCCATGGAACGCGCCAACGACGCCGGGCAGATGATGCGGGTCATCGCGGCGAAATTGACCGACCCGCAAATCAAGGCGGTTTCGTCCTACGTGCAGGGCCTGCAATAA
- a CDS encoding fructosamine kinase family protein encodes MLEQRIGAVTDQRFVARQRQPLGGGCINQAWRVGDGERDFFVKTHGAATVVQTMFEAEAAGLAELAATEAVRVPLPIGHGTAAGLAFLVLEYLPLGGGGPRALDLLGHQLAALHRIPQAFFGWHRNNTIGSTPQPNDRGDDWITFWRERRLGFQLELAAHHGHGGELRRRGEQLLARFAGLFIGYRPVPALLHGDLWSGNAGCTVDGDPVIFDPACYYGDREADLAMTELFGGFPECFYAAYREALPLDVGYPQRRTLYNLYHVLNHLNLFGGGYRAQAEHMIDQLLAELG; translated from the coding sequence GTGTTGGAGCAACGCATCGGCGCGGTGACCGACCAGCGCTTCGTCGCTCGGCAGCGCCAGCCACTCGGTGGTGGCTGCATCAATCAGGCTTGGCGAGTCGGAGACGGCGAGCGGGATTTTTTCGTCAAGACCCATGGCGCGGCCACCGTGGTCCAGACCATGTTCGAGGCGGAGGCCGCCGGCCTGGCGGAACTGGCCGCGACCGAAGCCGTGCGGGTTCCCTTGCCAATCGGGCATGGTACCGCCGCCGGTCTGGCTTTTCTGGTGCTGGAGTACCTGCCACTGGGCGGAGGCGGCCCGCGGGCGCTGGATCTGCTGGGCCACCAGTTGGCCGCGCTGCATCGCATTCCCCAAGCGTTTTTCGGTTGGCATCGGAACAACACCATCGGTTCGACCCCCCAGCCCAATGATCGTGGCGATGACTGGATCACATTCTGGCGTGAGCGGCGGCTCGGCTTTCAGTTGGAACTGGCCGCCCACCATGGGCATGGAGGCGAACTGCGACGGCGAGGCGAGCAACTGCTGGCGCGGTTCGCGGGGCTGTTCATCGGTTACCGGCCGGTGCCGGCGCTGCTGCACGGCGATTTGTGGAGTGGCAACGCCGGCTGCACGGTGGATGGAGATCCGGTCATCTTCGACCCAGCCTGTTACTACGGCGACCGCGAGGCGGATCTGGCCATGACCGAATTGTTCGGTGGCTTTCCAGAATGTTTTTACGCCGCTTACCGGGAAGCGCTGCCGCTGGATGTGGGTTACCCGCAACGGCGGACGCTGTATAACCTGTACCACGTACTCAACCATCTCAACCTGTTCGGCGGCGGCTACCGCGCCCAGGCCGAGCACATGATCGACCAACTATTGGCGGAATTGGGTTGA
- a CDS encoding endonuclease/exonuclease/phosphatase family protein: MSDQGEPRRLRLLSYNIQSGLTTRKYSQYFTRSWKHLVPVPSRMSNLDGIARVLTDYDLVGLQEVDAGSLRSGFVNQVKYLADYAGFEYLFDQSNRRIGMISQHGNAVLSRIRPTAITEHKLPGLIPGRGVLEVRFGAGEDALHVLIIHMALGRRGRLLQIEFLAHLVRDYRHVILMGDLNCRSDSPEMGTLLATARLCEPAPGLQTFPSWQPDRHLDHILVSPSIAVERVEVLNHVFSDHLPIAMEVRLPEECRVREPEDKDRIRELHSLP, encoded by the coding sequence ATGAGCGACCAAGGCGAACCACGCCGCTTGCGGCTGCTCAGTTACAATATCCAGAGCGGGTTGACCACCCGCAAATATTCTCAATATTTTACCCGCAGTTGGAAACATCTGGTGCCGGTGCCATCGCGGATGAGCAACTTGGACGGCATCGCTCGGGTATTGACCGACTACGACCTGGTGGGTTTGCAAGAAGTGGACGCTGGCAGCCTGCGTAGCGGTTTCGTCAATCAAGTAAAATATTTGGCGGATTATGCCGGCTTCGAGTACCTGTTCGATCAGTCCAACCGCCGGATCGGCATGATTTCGCAGCACGGCAATGCGGTGCTCAGCCGCATCCGGCCGACCGCCATCACCGAGCACAAGTTGCCTGGACTGATTCCAGGTCGGGGCGTGTTGGAAGTCCGGTTCGGCGCGGGGGAGGATGCCTTGCATGTGCTGATCATCCATATGGCGCTGGGCCGGCGCGGCCGATTGTTGCAAATCGAGTTTCTGGCTCATTTGGTGCGCGATTACCGTCACGTCATCCTGATGGGCGACCTCAACTGCCGGTCGGATAGCCCGGAGATGGGGACATTGTTGGCGACGGCCCGCCTGTGCGAGCCAGCGCCCGGATTGCAAACCTTTCCCAGTTGGCAGCCGGACCGGCATCTGGACCATATTCTGGTATCGCCGTCCATCGCGGTCGAACGGGTGGAGGTGTTGAACCACGTTTTTTCGGATCATCTGCCGATCGCCATGGAGGTGCGGTTGCCGGAGGAATGCAGGGTGCGGGAGCCAGAAGACAAGGATCGGATCAGGGAATTGCATTCGCTCCCCTGA